A stretch of Telopea speciosissima isolate NSW1024214 ecotype Mountain lineage chromosome 11, Tspe_v1, whole genome shotgun sequence DNA encodes these proteins:
- the LOC122646132 gene encoding cytosolic sulfotransferase 15-like: MSNPQVAPMEYFEEEQGLNQECKTLLSSLPREKGWAAIQLYQYQGFWYTARTLQGVLNCQQHFHANIDDLFLITSPKSGTTWLKALAFTIVNRNKYSSFNHPLLTTNPHELVPYLEVDLFMNNQNPDLTSFSSPRLFCSHLPCISLPNSIKQLGCKQVYLCRNPRDSFISLWHFTNKLRPQTLGTLSLDEEFDRFCRGVCVNGPFWDHVLGYWKQSLERPDTVLFLKFEEMKTQPSVQVRKLAKFLGFPFTEVEEKEGLVEEILRLCSFDHLSNLDVNKNGKTVFGVENNAFFRRGEVGDWVNHLTPEMIKKFELIVEQKFYGSGLSF; the protein is encoded by the coding sequence ATGTCGAATCCCCAAGTTGCTCCCATGGAGTACTTTGAAGAAGAACAGGGATTGAATCAAGAGTGCAAAACCctcctctcctccctccccAGAGAGAAAGGATGGGCTGCCATTCAACTCTACCAATACCAAGGCTTCTGGTACACTGCAAGGACACTTCAAGGAGTTCTCAATTGCCAACAACACTTCCACGCCAACATAGATGATCTATTTCTCATCACCAGTCCCAAATCTGGCACCACTTGGCTAAAGGCCTTGGCCTTCACCATTGTCAACCGCAACAAGTACTCTAGTTTCAACCACCCACTCCTTACCACTAACCCACATGAGCTTGTTCCCTACTTAGAGGTCGACCTCTTCATGAACAACCAAAATCCTGATCTCACCTCCTTCTCCTCTCCCAGGCTCTTCTGTAGCCATCTCCCCTGTATCTCTCTCCCTAATTCTATCAAACAGTTGGGCTGCAAACAGGTTTATCTTTGTAGGAACCCAAGAGACAGCTTCATCTCTCTTTGGCACTTCACAAACAAGTTGAGACCCCAAACATTAGGAACCCTTTCACTGGATGAGGAATTTGATAGGTTCTGTAGGGGTGTGTGTGTGAATGGACCCTTTTGGGATCATGTCTTAGGATACTGGAAACAGAGCTTGGAGAGACCTGACAcagttttgttcttgaaatttGAGGAGATGAAGACTCAGCCCAGTGTCCAGGTGAGAAAGCTAGCTAAGTTCTTGGGTTTTCCATTTACTGAagtggaggagaaggaagggttGGTGGAAGAGATATTGAGGTTGTGCAGTTTTGATCATTTGAGCAACTTGGATGTGAACAAGAATGGGAAGACAGTGTTTGGGGTTGAGAACAATGCTTTCTTCAGGCGAGGTGAAGTGGGAGATTGGGTCAATCATTTGACACCAGAGATGATAAAGAAGTTTGAACTGATTGTGGAACAAAAATTCTATGGCTCtggtttatcattttaa